Within Vanessa atalanta chromosome 11, ilVanAtal1.2, whole genome shotgun sequence, the genomic segment ATAATAAATAGAGCGGACTGCTctcttatgtaaaattaaattaaaaacatattcaatatcTGTAGtgttaccccaaagtaatatgccacatgacataatactatgaaaatatctaaaatatactaaacGAGCGGTattaatatcagttagttgtctaacttttcgaatcgcgtatgctgcggagctgaaTCTTCCTGTAAGGGACGATTAATGTGGTCTTCACAGGAGTCTGGAATCTAATGCTATTCCTCAAATCACCGTAGTATCGGCTACATCAAGACCGACACCGTTCaatgatatagtataattttgctttctaacattTGGAATGGTCaaaactacacattttgttCTTTGagcattcaaaactaaattatttgctGTAAACCAATAGTGTATCAGTGATAATGCACTGTTCACTAGGTCATAATAGTCCTTTTTTTTCCTGACAACAATTAGTGAAGTATCGTCAGTTTATATCACAAATATCTTAAACATAGAAaataagatcatttatatatactagaaatagaaaagAACCCTAAATAGAACCTTGTGAAACACCCATTTTTAACGTAGATCCAGGagactttattccattaatgGACTCTTTGACTTAAGTATGAGGCATGAAGGTATTAAAGGTAAAGCTCTTGATATGAGATCAAATCGTAGTATTTGAGCTTATAAAAAAGAAGTTCTAATCACAGATTACTCCAAAAGCGTATCGTAAATATGTTTGAGAAGTGCTATTCTCGCATCAGTTGTCGAGAGATCTCTCGTAAAACCGAACTGCTCGCTATGAAAAATAGAATTCGTACCAAAATGGACGCGAAGTTAACTTAAGATatgttttttgaatattatatctaattatgCGCACAGTACTGGAATCGCTTCTGTTTCTAGtttttaaaagtgttaaaaCTTTACTACAAGTTAGGAATTGGACCAAACTaactaactataaaaaatactgcTATATATGGAGCAAATTCgatgatatatctttatttataatactacatTATTCCACTGAACTacatatatccactttaattttacttcaaaaattctgataacagtttcgtcgacaaTCAAAACGAATAAGGTTAATCAAgccctcgaccaatgatattgcgttaatttgctatcaaatattatttatttggcttttcttatggttggaatagaagGTACATATAGTGAAtggcaaataatataatactcaaTTTGAAACATAGTAAATTATGCCTTTACAAAATGTATGAATTAAGTACATCGTTcagtgaaatattattataaataattacatattaatcaCCAACTTTATTAAGTGTTTGACATAACAGAGCTCgctggaatatgtaaatctaaggtttgtttatctttactccttcttTGATTGAAATAGACTcgtttaaattctatttaattttacagttaAGAGATACTTACCCATATAACCCATATTTCCTCGAACCGTTGCTCGGAGCAATTCATTAAATGCCTCCCAGCTGGGTCCCACGAGCCTGTCCCTGTGGTTCTGGCGTGTAAGCGACCCATTGGAGAAGCAGAGCAGTGCCATGTAGGGAGCGCTCGTGGGACCAACGAGCACGTGCCCTTCCAGCGGGGCTGCTGGAGACTGCAGACCCAGGAGCAAGGTATCGCTGGTCCCTAGGCTGAGCCCTACCCAGCCAGATTCGAGACGTAATcctgtaaaacaaaacaatataattatatttctgtctccagacaatatatattatcaacttTGCAATTCATCTTTCAGCCAACCATACCTGCTAGTGCTGAACAGTTATCTCCAGTGAAAGCAACCACTTTGCAGTCAGATTTAAAGCCATACCGCTGCACATAGTATGGTGATATTGTACCAACTACTGAGGCAGTCGGCACTGGGTCACCTAACTTGCTAGCTAAAGTCTCGTCTCCGCACGCCTGTAATCACCAAAAATTCGTtatatgttttgaatatatCCGAGTATAAATGTcacctaaaaaatattaaatcacctTCAAGGCTAGCACGCACCACTCCTTGCTATGAATGTCAAGGAGATTCATTCCAGATCCATCAGAGAAGTCAATCGGTGCTATCCTCCCAACAAATAGAGAACAAGCGAAGGAAGACACTAGAGAGATTCGGTCAGTTGCGTAGTACACTCGGGGACGAGTGCGATACATCTTCCGTATTTGGACACCGGTGAACCGCTCGTACGCTCTGGATCCTGTGATTTTAGCTAATTCCTGGACAAAAAAAACaccctaaaatatataaattagttttttggtTGACTTTCGATAAATGTGAATGTGTGATACAGAAAGAGATATTACAGAGAAGTCTTCTATTCTTATGCTTCTTTTATATCTCTTATGCTTATAGGCCGGTGGACTGGACACTACAATACCTAATgcaaactaaaatttattttgcaaattaATACCATATTTCCATCAATTCTAAATCCTATAACTTAGATTGTGATGCTTTCTAAGATAAACTAAAGGCTATTAAACAAATCTGTTaataaacaaactataataaataaattaagataatagtTCAGTGGTAGAAATTCCATCACTgtcaattcaatataaattaaaaaaaaaaaattaccaactgTTTCTTAtctgttttaaaatagtaaataatgcaACTTTAACTTTTGAAAtccaatcaaattaaattctattggTCTTCCTctgtcataattttaaataaaaaaagtatcaccTCAGGTCCTCCAAGAGCTTCTTCCAATGCGCGACAGTCAGCAGTAGTACTGGAATCCATCCAGACTGGTGAATCTGCCACAAAACATGAGGCAAGTTGTGTGTGCAAAAACTGCTCGCCTGATAAAGCTGCCAGTTTGGCTTCGGAACCTTTCGC encodes:
- the LOC125067418 gene encoding xylulose kinase, producing the protein MIEETRKKTFLGFDFSTQRLKALVIGEDYVIHQEADVEFDVDLPEFRTAGGVVRGERGEVTAPTLLWVKALDMVMDRLVVAGVDFSTIEALSGAAQQHGSVWWAKGSEAKLAALSGEQFLHTQLASCFVADSPVWMDSSTTADCRALEEALGGPEELAKITGSRAYERFTGVQIRKMYRTRPRVYYATDRISLVSSFACSLFVGRIAPIDFSDGSGMNLLDIHSKEWCVLALKACGDETLASKLGDPVPTASVVGTISPYYVQRYGFKSDCKVVAFTGDNCSALAGLRLESGWVGLSLGTSDTLLLGLQSPAAPLEGHVLVGPTSAPYMALLCFSNGSLTRQNHRDRLVGPSWEAFNELLRATVRGNMGYMGIYYDTAEIVPRRAAGRWLAEGARAVARAAPQFEARALLEGQAVARRAHAELMGLRLGASARVVATGGASVNAALLQIFADVFDMPVYVQDQHSNAALLGAAIRAAEVWSAEAGIKLTGSELTMSPVATPYPDAERIYAPLIDRYRKMIEDIPKLS